Proteins from one Anopheles nili chromosome 2, idAnoNiliSN_F5_01, whole genome shotgun sequence genomic window:
- the LOC128731341 gene encoding serine/threonine-protein kinase stk11: MNTSLSTEVPYSNDRGHHSKLTSTSHNNNGSCVSAHDDEEQGQDRFAFACDDPPSEGLAPSGQMLHSSGSLEDLDDVYKTCNSQSMVEWINDDDELEQLDLPIGPLDPTNSVFNRVDSSDIIYQEKKKKCKLVGKYVMGDVLGEGSYGKVKEVLDSETLSRRAVKILTKRKLRRIPNGEENVRSEIRLLRKLQHRNVIELLDVLYNEQKQKMYLIMEYCVGGLQEMLDSVPDKRLPTHQAHDYFVQLLDGLEYLHGRGIIHKDIKPGNLLLTLDHTLKISDFGVAEALDIFAPTDECRTGQGSPAFQAPEIANGHEVFSGFKVDIWSTGVTLYNITTGLYPFEGDNIYKLLENIGKCEWNPPEWLESRLADLLVNILQADPLKRFTLQQIRQHEWFQFAPNATSPLVPIPPLKGDWKRCSTVLPYLIAHHYDNDQPTVYYTEHDINEMARQRHDLLAQEDGLYDRNYLAPTMESLSFHSDDMISETGSRRPYHQTGGSGRTTSEKRPSRSFSLSPKPSMKHMISSCPATTGNSSKRRSRKTVSCISWRKWPHCRQS; the protein is encoded by the exons ATGAACACCAGCCTTTCCACGGAAGTTCCGTACTCTAACGACCGGGGCCACCATAGCAAGCTGACGAGTACAtcccacaacaacaacggatCGTGTGTAAGCGCACACGACGACGAAGAGCAAGGCCAAGACCGCTTCGCTTTTGCCTGCGATGATCCCCCGTCGGAAGGATTGGCCCCTTCCGGCCAAATGCTGCATAGCTCGGGCAGTCTAGAGGATCTGGACGATGTCTATAAAACATGCAACAGCCAATCGATGGTGGAATGGAtcaacgacgatgacgaactCGAACAGCTGGACCTACCGATCGGTCCGCTCGATCCAACCAACTCCGTATTCAACCGAGTGGACAGTTCAGACATCATCTaccaggaaaagaaaaagaaatgcaaactCGTCGGAAAATACGTGATGGGGGATGTACTTGGCGAGGGAAGCTATGGTAAGGTGAAGGAGGTTCTTGATTCCGAAACGCTTAGCCGACGAGCAGTGAAG ATTCTAACCAAGCGCAAGCTACGACGCATTCCAAATGGCGAGGAAAATGTGCGGAGCGAAATTAGGCTGTTACGCAAGTTGCAGCACCGCAACGTTATTGAATTGTTGGATGTGCTGTACAACGAGCAAAAGCAGAAAATGTATCTCATCATGGAATACTGCGTCGGTGGGTTGCAAGAGATGCTGGATTCGGTACCGGATAAGCGATTACCCACCCACCAGGCGCATGACTACTTCGTGCAGTTGCTCGATGGCCTCGAATATTTGCATGGGAGGGGCATCATACACAAGGACATCAAACCGGGCAATCTGCTGCTAACACTGGATCATACGCTTAAGATATCGGACTTCGGTGTGGCGGAG GCCCTAGATATCTTTGCCCCAACGGATGAGTGCCGGACCGGCCAGGGTTCGCCTGCCTTCCAAGCGCCGGAAATTGCAAATGGCCATGAGGTGTTTTCAGGATTTAAAGTCGATATTTGGAGCACGGGTGTTACACT GTACAATATAACTACCGGATTATATCCGTTTGAGGGTGATAATATTTATAAACTGTTAGAAAACATAGGGAAATGCGAATGGAATCCTCCGGAATGGTTAGAATCCCGTTTGGCTGACTTGCTTGTGAACATACTGCAGGCCGATCCACTGAAACGGTTTACCCTGCAGCAGATCCGGCAACACGA ATGGTTCCAGTTTGCCCCGAATGCTACCAGTCCACTCGTACCGATACCACCGTTGAAAGGCGATTGGAAGAGATGTTCCACCGTACTGCCTTATCTGATAGCTCATCACTATGATAATGATCAGCCAACTGTTTACTACACCGAGCATGATATCAATG AAATGGCTCGGCAACGGCACGATCTGCTCGCTCAAGAAGACGGTCTATACGATCGCAACTACCTTGCACCGACGATGGAATCCCTCTCGTTCCACTCGGACGATATGATAAGCGAAACGGGTTCGAGACGTCCCTACCATCAGACAGGTGGCAGCGGCCGAACCACGTCTGAGAAACGCCCGTCGAGAAGTTTCTCCCTGTCACCCAAACCGAGCATGAAGCATATGATCAGCAGCTGTCCAGCCACAACGGGCAACAGTAGCAAACGACGATCCCGGAAGACCGTCTCGTGTATATCGTGGCGCAAGTGGCCCCACTGCCGCCAATCGTGA